Proteins encoded by one window of Bradyrhizobium sp. B097:
- a CDS encoding VWA domain-containing protein encodes MSDDLKLPHAAQIFVTFVALLRANGFSVAPEQTTSFLAAIELLGPRSLEHIRRAGLATLAPPPERRATYDRLFDIHFRGAEAIEQAEGEDEETVRLQEEGSGEDEPPLADEANESGLAAARAEALVERRFAQTATSDPLRRLSRDAAKRLPRRRGHRRRRARSGPFADLRRTLRDSVRNDGEVLRLGRMRRRHRPRKILFLIDVSGSMKARTEENMRLAHVLVHAAGNVEVFTFGTRLTRVTPALRLKRREQALNAASFLVSDWDGGTRIGDALQAFLAVPRFGGYARGAAVVIVSDGLERGDPAALRDAVAKLSRRAWRVSWLTPLATSPGFKPQTEALIAIQRFVDDLVDGGSSAAVVAHLLSLATRRAA; translated from the coding sequence GTGAGCGACGACCTCAAGCTGCCGCACGCCGCGCAGATCTTCGTCACCTTTGTCGCGCTGCTGCGCGCCAACGGCTTCTCGGTCGCGCCGGAACAAACGACGAGCTTCCTCGCCGCGATTGAACTGCTCGGGCCACGAAGCCTGGAGCACATCCGCCGGGCCGGGCTTGCCACGCTGGCGCCGCCGCCGGAGCGCCGCGCGACGTATGACCGGCTGTTCGACATCCATTTCCGCGGCGCTGAGGCGATCGAGCAGGCCGAGGGCGAGGACGAGGAAACCGTCCGCCTGCAGGAGGAGGGCAGCGGCGAGGACGAGCCGCCGCTTGCCGATGAAGCCAATGAATCCGGCCTCGCCGCGGCGCGCGCCGAAGCGTTGGTCGAGCGACGATTTGCCCAGACAGCAACCAGCGATCCGCTGCGCCGGCTATCGCGCGACGCCGCAAAACGGCTGCCGCGAAGGCGCGGCCACCGGCGACGCCGCGCGAGGAGCGGCCCATTCGCCGACCTGCGCCGCACCCTGCGTGACAGCGTGCGCAATGACGGCGAGGTGCTGCGGCTAGGCCGGATGCGCCGCCGCCACCGCCCGCGCAAGATCCTGTTCCTGATCGACGTCTCCGGCTCGATGAAGGCGCGCACCGAGGAGAACATGAGGCTCGCGCATGTGCTGGTGCACGCGGCCGGCAATGTCGAGGTGTTCACCTTCGGCACGCGTCTGACCCGCGTCACGCCGGCGCTGCGGCTGAAACGCCGCGAGCAGGCGCTGAACGCGGCCTCCTTCCTAGTCAGCGACTGGGACGGTGGCACAAGGATCGGCGACGCGCTGCAGGCGTTTCTCGCCGTGCCGCGGTTCGGCGGATATGCCCGCGGCGCCGCGGTCGTGATCGTCTCCGACGGCCTCGAGCGCGGCGATCCGGCGGCGCTGCGCGATGCCGTTGCAAAGCTGTCGCGCCGGGCCTGGCGGGTGAGCTGGCTGACGCCGCTCGCGACCTCGCCCGGCTTCAAGCCGCAAACCGAGGCGCTGATCGCGATCCAGCGCTTCGTCGATGATCTCGTGGACGGCGGATCGAGCGCGGCAGTCGTTGCGCACCTGCTGTCGCTTGCAACAAGGAGAGCCGCGTGA
- a CDS encoding MoxR family ATPase, whose translation MPVRSNIVGIDSPEALEKALRAAYYLADDGIATASYLSLALGKPLLLEGAPGVGKTEAAKAIAAVLGRRLIRLQCYEGIDASAALYEWNYPRQMLAIRQAGEESIDIYGESFLIERPMLAALRAPDATVLLIDEIDRADQEFEAFLLEFLSDFQISIPERGTVRAAEHPVVVLTSNRTRDLHEALRRRCVYHWIDYPNAEREARIVMMRASSVAEATARAVVAAVGRLRREPLSKAPGVAEAVDWAEAATLLNKGGARWPDAFKRSIGVALKDEEDLHFISPRLDAIIAEAAA comes from the coding sequence ATGCCGGTCCGCAGCAACATTGTCGGTATCGACAGCCCCGAGGCGCTGGAGAAGGCGCTGCGCGCGGCCTATTACCTCGCCGACGACGGCATCGCGACAGCCTCCTATCTCTCGCTCGCGCTCGGCAAGCCGTTGCTGCTCGAGGGCGCGCCGGGGGTCGGCAAGACCGAGGCTGCCAAGGCGATCGCCGCCGTGCTGGGCCGCAGGCTGATCCGCCTGCAATGCTATGAGGGCATCGATGCTTCGGCTGCGCTCTACGAGTGGAACTATCCGCGCCAGATGCTGGCGATCCGGCAGGCCGGCGAGGAGAGCATCGATATCTACGGCGAGTCGTTCCTGATCGAGCGGCCGATGCTGGCCGCGTTGCGCGCGCCCGACGCGACCGTGCTCCTGATCGACGAAATCGACCGCGCTGACCAGGAGTTCGAGGCGTTCCTGCTGGAATTCCTCTCCGACTTCCAGATCTCGATCCCCGAGCGCGGCACGGTGCGCGCCGCCGAGCATCCCGTGGTGGTGCTGACCTCGAACCGAACGCGCGACCTGCACGAGGCGCTGCGGCGACGCTGCGTCTATCACTGGATCGACTACCCGAACGCCGAGCGCGAGGCGCGGATCGTGATGATGCGCGCCTCCAGCGTCGCCGAGGCGACTGCCCGCGCCGTGGTCGCCGCCGTCGGCCGGCTGCGCCGCGAGCCGCTGAGCAAGGCGCCCGGGGTTGCCGAAGCGGTCGACTGGGCCGAGGCCGCGACCCTGCTCAACAAGGGCGGCGCACGCTGGCCGGATGCATTCAAGCGCTCGATCGGCGTCGCGCTGAAGGACGAGGAGGATCTTCACTTCATCTCGCCCCGGCTCGATGCGATCATCGCGGAGGCAGCCGCGTGA
- a CDS encoding molybdopterin cofactor-binding domain-containing protein, which produces MTRHRGRGIASVNYPIGMNLGGDPSQALVHSNPSGKFTVALSSIDLGQGMKSVTRQICAETLGVPVEDVYVDTADSDTGPHCMGSFASRGTHRVGNAVMAAAREARGVMMEAAAEELEVNAADLETDGRGNIHVKGAPHRSISTKDVAIAAQFKQGKTISGRGIFLVPLSDVDPETGEMSPATCYAHACLVAEVEVDDETGEVDMVRMDSAYELGRALNPRLVEQQLVGGAWMGVSHALYETPEPYYPEPVHGPRDFVEYLMPGPGDICPHDIAVLERPAPDGPFGAKGPGEMCANPVLPAVANAIFNAVGVRIDDLPITPEKVLRAIKAQGGARPQPRR; this is translated from the coding sequence ATGACCCGGCATCGCGGACGCGGCATCGCGTCGGTCAACTATCCCATCGGCATGAATCTCGGCGGCGATCCGAGCCAGGCGCTGGTGCATTCCAACCCGAGCGGCAAGTTCACGGTGGCGCTGTCCTCGATCGATCTCGGCCAGGGCATGAAATCGGTGACGCGGCAGATCTGCGCCGAGACGCTCGGCGTGCCGGTCGAGGACGTCTATGTCGACACCGCGGATTCCGACACAGGCCCGCACTGCATGGGCTCGTTCGCCTCGCGCGGCACGCATCGCGTCGGCAACGCCGTGATGGCGGCGGCGCGGGAAGCGCGCGGCGTGATGATGGAGGCGGCCGCCGAGGAGCTGGAGGTGAACGCGGCGGACCTCGAGACCGACGGCCGCGGCAACATCCACGTCAAGGGCGCACCGCACCGCTCGATCTCGACCAAGGACGTCGCGATCGCCGCGCAGTTCAAGCAGGGCAAGACGATTTCCGGCCGCGGCATCTTCCTGGTGCCGCTGTCCGACGTCGACCCTGAAACCGGCGAGATGTCGCCGGCGACATGTTATGCGCATGCCTGCCTGGTCGCCGAGGTCGAGGTCGACGACGAGACCGGCGAGGTCGACATGGTCAGGATGGATTCTGCCTATGAGCTCGGCCGCGCGCTCAATCCGCGGCTGGTCGAGCAGCAGCTGGTCGGTGGCGCCTGGATGGGCGTCAGCCACGCGCTCTACGAGACGCCGGAGCCTTACTATCCGGAGCCGGTGCATGGCCCGCGCGACTTCGTCGAATATCTGATGCCGGGTCCCGGTGACATCTGCCCGCACGACATCGCGGTGCTGGAGCGCCCCGCGCCCGACGGCCCGTTTGGCGCCAAGGGGCCGGGCGAGATGTGCGCCAATCCGGTGCTGCCTGCGGTCGCGAATGCGATCTTCAATGCGGTCGGCGTCCGGATCGACGATCTGCCGATCACGCCGGAGAAGGTGCTGCGCGCGATCAAGGCGCAGGGCGGCGCACGGCCGCAGCCGCGGCGCTGA
- a CDS encoding xanthine dehydrogenase family protein molybdopterin-binding subunit, with protein sequence MLELRKDLFADERDDNLKEIGKGTQRQDMLGHVTGTSPYFDDHKLQGMLHLKVVRSAHSHARLRRIDTSEAERSPGVRRVIRASDVPRNLNTLLSLINFGKDDEPSLAVDKVRYKGEPIVAIVADSPREAFEAIAKVKIDYEPLPAVFDVEEALKPGAPVVNEVYPKNTFTYHETYDRQQLRFGDADRALATADHVLEQRYQMSPIEHAPTETNGSIAAPDTNGRYIVYTSTQALFFSVDTCAKILDVPSNTFHFIGGTVGGGFGGKVDTLTEPLCILGAMLTGRPVRYVFGREEEMQYGPPRGAERIYIKDGVMRDGRVVARKVRAYFDSGAYTRLSSYAAVKCAAHLPGPYTIPNVHGDVYCVFTNRTPATAMRGFGVTAMDFAIECQMDKLAHLVGMDPMEFRILNAYRDGDMKAHRREAKNTALIECVQVAAEKAKWPIRDEFKRMSSRKDGGGIRAAVPLTPRESHAPAAAPVQQRTTYDRAPAATREPPPPPPSSPPPSPPSARPSAPSHGATRFSSVFGTRRR encoded by the coding sequence ATGCTGGAATTGCGCAAGGACCTCTTCGCCGACGAGCGCGACGACAACCTGAAGGAGATCGGCAAGGGCACGCAGCGCCAGGACATGCTCGGCCATGTCACCGGCACCTCGCCCTATTTCGACGACCACAAGCTGCAGGGCATGTTGCACCTGAAGGTGGTCCGCAGCGCGCATTCCCATGCACGATTGCGGCGCATCGACACCTCGGAGGCCGAGCGGTCGCCAGGGGTGCGGCGCGTGATCCGCGCCTCCGACGTGCCTCGCAACCTGAACACGCTGCTCAGCCTGATCAATTTCGGCAAGGACGACGAGCCGTCGCTCGCGGTCGACAAGGTGCGCTACAAGGGCGAGCCGATCGTCGCCATCGTCGCCGACAGCCCGCGCGAAGCCTTTGAGGCCATCGCCAAGGTCAAGATCGACTACGAGCCGCTGCCGGCGGTATTCGACGTCGAGGAGGCACTGAAGCCCGGCGCGCCCGTGGTCAACGAGGTCTACCCCAAGAACACCTTCACCTATCACGAGACCTATGATCGCCAGCAGCTGCGCTTCGGCGACGCCGACCGGGCGCTTGCCACGGCCGACCATGTGCTGGAGCAGCGCTACCAGATGTCGCCGATCGAGCATGCGCCGACCGAAACCAACGGCTCGATCGCAGCGCCCGACACCAACGGCCGCTACATCGTCTACACCTCGACGCAGGCGCTGTTTTTCTCGGTCGACACCTGCGCCAAGATCCTCGATGTACCCTCCAACACCTTCCACTTCATCGGCGGCACGGTCGGCGGCGGCTTCGGCGGCAAGGTCGATACCCTGACCGAGCCGCTCTGCATCCTCGGCGCGATGCTGACCGGGCGGCCGGTGCGCTACGTGTTCGGGCGCGAAGAGGAGATGCAGTACGGCCCCCCGCGCGGCGCCGAGCGCATCTACATCAAGGATGGCGTGATGCGCGACGGCCGCGTCGTCGCCCGCAAGGTGCGCGCCTATTTCGACAGCGGCGCCTATACGCGGCTGTCGAGCTATGCCGCGGTGAAATGCGCTGCGCATCTGCCTGGCCCGTACACGATCCCGAACGTCCATGGCGACGTCTACTGCGTCTTCACCAACCGCACGCCCGCCACCGCGATGCGCGGCTTCGGCGTCACGGCGATGGATTTCGCCATCGAATGCCAGATGGACAAGCTCGCCCATCTGGTCGGCATGGACCCGATGGAGTTCCGGATCCTCAATGCGTATCGCGACGGCGACATGAAGGCGCACCGCCGCGAGGCCAAGAACACGGCGCTGATCGAGTGCGTGCAGGTCGCAGCCGAGAAAGCGAAATGGCCGATCCGTGATGAGTTCAAGCGGATGTCGTCGCGCAAGGATGGTGGCGGGATCCGTGCCGCCGTGCCGCTGACGCCGCGGGAATCGCATGCACCGGCGGCCGCACCGGTCCAGCAGCGCACGACATATGACCGCGCGCCGGCCGCGACCCGCGAGCCGCCACCACCGCCGCCCTCCTCGCCGCCACCGTCGCCTCCCTCGGCGCGACCGAGCGCGCCGTCGCACGGCGCGACCCGCTTCTCTTCCGTCTTCGGCACCAGGAGGCGCTGA
- a CDS encoding (2Fe-2S)-binding protein: MAKTPLQFQHNGRDVAIFVDGGTNLLVALRELIGDMTPKFGCGQGGCGTCSVLIDGELHLSCLTLAETVAGRSVETLDGIKDGPNLHPLQRAFADNFAAQCGYCTPGMLMAAKALLDRNPQPSRAEVVEAISGNICRCTGYEPIINAVLAAASGGRARA, translated from the coding sequence ATGGCCAAGACCCCTCTCCAGTTTCAACACAACGGCCGTGACGTCGCGATCTTCGTCGACGGCGGCACCAACCTTTTGGTCGCGCTGCGTGAGCTGATCGGCGACATGACGCCGAAATTCGGTTGCGGTCAGGGCGGCTGCGGCACCTGCAGCGTGCTGATCGATGGTGAGCTGCATCTCTCCTGCCTGACGCTCGCCGAAACCGTCGCCGGCCGCTCGGTCGAGACGCTCGACGGCATCAAGGACGGTCCCAATCTGCACCCGCTGCAACGCGCCTTTGCCGACAATTTCGCCGCGCAGTGCGGCTACTGCACGCCGGGCATGCTGATGGCCGCCAAGGCGCTGCTCGACCGTAATCCGCAACCGAGCCGCGCCGAGGTCGTCGAGGCGATCTCTGGCAACATCTGCCGCTGCACCGGCTACGAGCCGATCATCAACGCCGTGCTGGCAGCCGCTTCCGGCGGCCGGGCCCGCGCGTAA
- a CDS encoding FAD binding domain-containing protein: protein MPVTVKTFTSTNEAAAALSSDRGARYLGGGTLVMRALNEGDISISTVVRASDQAMRRIDASASRITLGAGVTFARILAERDLGFLHAPARSIGGPAVRNMGTVGGNLFAPVPYGDFTVAMLALDAVVSVQGGLGGREIGIEEFLQSRDRQAGTLVLAISLAKPGSADAFRYRKIARIKPKGGAVITLAAHLPVNGSRIVGARVALGSMAPTPIRARAAERALEGRALDASTINAAAAAAVEGTSPGDNALASAWYRREIVGVHLRRLLSGQE from the coding sequence ATGCCAGTCACGGTGAAGACCTTCACCAGCACCAACGAGGCCGCGGCGGCGCTGTCGTCGGATCGGGGCGCGCGCTATCTCGGCGGCGGCACGCTGGTGATGCGGGCGCTGAACGAGGGCGACATCTCGATCTCGACCGTCGTGCGCGCCAGCGACCAAGCGATGAGGCGGATCGACGCCTCCGCCTCGCGCATCACGCTCGGCGCCGGCGTCACCTTCGCGCGCATCCTGGCCGAGCGCGATCTCGGCTTCCTGCACGCCCCCGCCCGCTCGATCGGCGGACCGGCGGTGCGCAACATGGGCACGGTCGGCGGCAATCTGTTCGCGCCGGTGCCATATGGCGATTTCACGGTCGCCATGCTCGCGCTCGATGCCGTCGTGTCGGTGCAGGGCGGCCTCGGCGGCCGCGAGATCGGAATCGAGGAATTCCTGCAATCGCGCGACCGTCAGGCCGGCACGCTGGTGCTCGCGATCTCCCTTGCCAAGCCCGGCAGCGCTGACGCCTTCCGTTACCGCAAGATCGCGCGGATCAAGCCCAAGGGCGGCGCGGTGATCACGCTCGCGGCCCATCTGCCGGTCAACGGCAGCCGCATCGTCGGCGCCCGCGTCGCGCTCGGGTCGATGGCGCCGACGCCGATCCGCGCCCGCGCTGCCGAGCGCGCGCTGGAAGGGCGCGCGCTCGACGCCTCCACGATCAATGCGGCTGCCGCGGCAGCGGTCGAAGGAACTTCGCCCGGCGACAATGCGCTCGCCAGCGCCTGGTATCGCCGCGAGATCGTCGGCGTGCATCTCAGGCGCCTGTTGTCCGGTCAGGAATAG
- a CDS encoding SRPBCC family protein: protein MPHIVKSTILDAPTDTVWAVLRDFNGHDRWHPAVATSGIERAQPSDKIGCVRRFKLKDGSELREQLLALSDLEQSFSYCLLDTPVPMFNYVAHVRLLPVTDGDRTFWHWESRFMTRTEDTDRITHMVSEDIYQAGFDAIRRHLKEAA, encoded by the coding sequence GTGCCGCATATCGTCAAAAGCACGATCCTGGATGCGCCGACCGATACGGTGTGGGCCGTGCTGCGCGATTTCAACGGCCATGACCGCTGGCACCCGGCGGTGGCGACCAGCGGCATCGAGCGCGCGCAGCCGTCCGACAAGATCGGCTGCGTCAGGCGCTTCAAGCTGAAGGACGGCTCCGAGCTGCGCGAGCAGTTGCTCGCGCTGTCCGACCTGGAGCAGAGCTTCAGCTACTGCCTGCTCGATACGCCGGTCCCGATGTTCAACTACGTGGCGCATGTCCGCCTGCTGCCGGTGACCGACGGCGACCGCACGTTCTGGCACTGGGAGTCGCGCTTCATGACGCGGACCGAGGACACGGACCGCATCACGCACATGGTTTCGGAAGACATCTACCAGGCCGGCTTCGACGCCATCCGCCGGCATCTGAAGGAGGCCGCGTAA
- a CDS encoding SRPBCC family protein encodes MARVYVSTVVNARNDRVWARVRDFNGLPNWHPAIAESRIEGGEPSDKIGCVRDFRLRNGDRIREKLLGLSDYDMFCTYSILESPMGVENYVATLRLTPVTDGDQTFMEWTAEFDCAPERETELVNNIGGGVFQGGFDALKRAFGG; translated from the coding sequence ATGGCACGGGTTTACGTCTCCACCGTCGTCAACGCCCGCAACGACCGGGTCTGGGCCCGGGTGCGCGATTTCAATGGCTTGCCGAACTGGCATCCCGCGATCGCGGAGAGCCGGATCGAGGGCGGCGAGCCCTCGGACAAGATCGGCTGCGTCAGGGATTTCCGACTGCGCAACGGCGATCGTATCCGCGAGAAGCTGCTCGGCCTGTCCGACTACGACATGTTCTGCACCTACTCGATCCTGGAATCCCCGATGGGCGTCGAGAACTACGTCGCGACGCTGCGGCTGACACCGGTCACCGATGGCGACCAGACGTTCATGGAGTGGACCGCCGAGTTCGACTGCGCGCCGGAGCGCGAGACCGAGCTTGTCAACAATATCGGCGGCGGCGTGTTCCAGGGTGGATTCGACGCGCTGAAGCGGGCGTTCGGGGGGTAA
- a CDS encoding flotillin domain-containing protein — protein sequence MSGMLVGELILWLIVAIVAIVIIVYVVNWLYHRSSKETSFVRTGFLGERVVINDGAFVLPFIHDYTPVNMNVLPMGIVRSRQDAVITRDRMRVDIEADFYVRVQATREAVSIAAATLGRRTMEPEQLHTLLSGKFISAIRSVASEMTMEQMHEQRGEYVSRVKANAAEALAQNGLELESVAITDLDQTDLEYFNPSNRFDAEGLTRLMEDIEAKRKLRNDIEQDSMIKIRSRNLEAERQALDIERESETARLEQERDIEMRRALQRTEVARERALRETEAEQAQITAREAIEKARIANEQAITEARIASERETRHREIERTRAVEERELLAREEIEKARIANQRSVDTTRIASEREVRQREIERMRTVEEAEIAARESIEKARIQQDRVVTDARIANEEETRRREIERTRAVEEAEIAAREATEKARIAQTMTVNVERISSDERTRALEIQQVRTIQEAEIEAQKSVEAARIIREKTLAAERIAADHTTRKLEIERNQAIEIAGITARDATEASRIAQEEHVRSLEIARTRAIEEADIASRESIEAARISQEKSVAAQRIRAERETRALEIERTGAIEAAELKRRDAVERQRIDVELALESERITSSKTREVLNIDQKRAIELADEERVIALAAKRSERIDADRQVKQAEITARKEVETTDVTREQALEAARIERRRSIEQLEVARNQSLQEAEIAAREEVERARIASDRGLDEARVGRERELRKLEVNREKDVETALMEKAIALHQKSLEESAARAAAEDARVHATEAAERVVTARESEIAKRRKTVEVLLAEKQAEETRIAAGAERVRATVEAEAQRLLNEAENVLTDQARYSLFRRKLLDRIEGIVRESVKPMEKIEGIRILQVDGLNGNGNGGGSGRSATDEVIDSALRYRVQAPLIDSILSDIGVEGGSLAKMPGLIREARDMQGIKESARKSGGEAKPAAPEGGGEPRPERAPRKKD from the coding sequence ATGTCAGGGATGCTGGTCGGTGAATTGATCCTCTGGCTCATCGTCGCAATCGTCGCGATCGTCATCATCGTCTATGTGGTGAACTGGCTTTACCACCGCTCATCGAAGGAAACCTCCTTCGTCCGGACCGGTTTCCTCGGCGAACGCGTGGTGATCAATGACGGCGCCTTCGTGCTGCCGTTCATCCACGACTACACGCCGGTCAACATGAACGTGCTGCCGATGGGGATCGTGCGCTCCAGGCAGGATGCGGTGATCACCCGCGACCGCATGCGCGTCGACATCGAGGCCGATTTCTACGTCCGGGTGCAGGCGACCCGCGAGGCCGTCTCGATCGCCGCCGCTACGCTCGGCCGCCGCACCATGGAGCCCGAGCAGCTGCACACCCTGCTCTCCGGCAAGTTCATTTCCGCGATCCGCTCCGTTGCTTCCGAGATGACGATGGAGCAGATGCACGAGCAGCGCGGCGAATATGTCTCCCGCGTCAAGGCCAATGCCGCCGAAGCGCTGGCGCAAAACGGCCTCGAACTGGAATCGGTTGCGATCACCGATCTCGACCAGACCGACCTCGAATACTTCAACCCCTCGAACCGCTTCGACGCCGAAGGCCTGACCCGGCTGATGGAGGACATCGAGGCCAAGCGCAAGCTGCGCAACGACATCGAGCAAGACTCGATGATCAAGATCCGCTCCCGCAACCTGGAGGCCGAGCGGCAGGCGCTGGACATCGAGCGCGAGAGCGAGACCGCCCGCCTCGAGCAGGAGCGCGACATCGAGATGCGCCGCGCCCTGCAGCGCACCGAAGTCGCACGTGAACGCGCGCTGCGCGAGACCGAGGCCGAGCAGGCCCAGATCACCGCGCGCGAAGCCATCGAGAAGGCACGCATCGCCAACGAGCAGGCGATCACCGAAGCCCGGATCGCGTCGGAACGCGAGACCCGGCACCGGGAGATCGAGCGCACCCGCGCGGTGGAAGAACGGGAATTGCTGGCGCGCGAAGAGATCGAGAAGGCCAGGATCGCCAACCAGCGCTCGGTCGACACCACGCGCATCGCTTCCGAACGCGAGGTCCGCCAGCGCGAGATCGAGCGGATGCGCACCGTCGAGGAGGCCGAGATCGCGGCCCGCGAGTCGATCGAAAAGGCCCGCATCCAGCAGGATCGCGTCGTCACCGATGCCCGCATCGCCAATGAGGAAGAGACTCGGCGGCGCGAGATCGAGCGCACCCGCGCGGTCGAAGAAGCCGAAATCGCGGCTCGCGAGGCCACCGAAAAGGCGCGCATCGCCCAGACCATGACGGTCAATGTCGAGCGCATCTCCTCCGACGAGCGCACCCGCGCGCTGGAAATCCAGCAAGTCCGCACCATCCAGGAAGCCGAGATCGAGGCGCAGAAGTCGGTCGAAGCCGCTCGGATCATCAGAGAAAAGACGCTGGCGGCCGAGCGCATCGCCGCCGATCACACCACGCGCAAGCTCGAGATCGAACGCAACCAGGCGATCGAGATCGCCGGGATCACCGCGCGCGACGCCACCGAGGCGTCGCGGATCGCACAGGAGGAACACGTACGCTCCCTGGAGATCGCCCGCACCCGCGCGATCGAGGAGGCCGACATCGCCTCGCGCGAATCGATCGAGGCGGCACGCATTTCGCAGGAGAAGTCGGTCGCCGCGCAGCGCATCCGCGCTGAGCGCGAGACCCGCGCGCTCGAGATCGAGCGCACGGGAGCCATCGAGGCCGCCGAGTTGAAGCGCCGTGACGCGGTCGAGCGGCAGCGGATCGATGTCGAGCTGGCGCTGGAGAGCGAGCGGATCACCTCCTCCAAGACCCGCGAGGTGCTCAACATCGACCAGAAACGGGCGATCGAGCTCGCCGACGAGGAGCGCGTGATCGCGCTCGCCGCCAAGCGCTCGGAACGGATCGACGCCGACCGGCAGGTCAAGCAGGCCGAGATCACGGCCCGCAAGGAGGTCGAAACAACCGACGTGACCCGCGAGCAGGCGCTGGAGGCGGCGCGGATCGAACGGCGCCGTTCGATCGAGCAACTCGAGGTCGCCCGCAATCAATCGCTGCAAGAAGCTGAGATCGCCGCGCGTGAAGAGGTCGAGCGCGCCCGCATCGCCTCCGACCGCGGCCTCGACGAGGCGAGGGTCGGCCGCGAGCGCGAGCTGCGCAAGCTCGAGGTGAACCGGGAGAAGGACGTCGAAACCGCGCTGATGGAGAAGGCCATCGCGCTGCACCAGAAGTCGCTGGAGGAATCCGCGGCGCGCGCCGCCGCCGAGGACGCCAGGGTCCACGCCACCGAAGCGGCCGAGCGCGTCGTTACCGCGCGCGAGAGCGAGATCGCCAAGCGGCGCAAGACCGTCGAGGTGCTGCTCGCCGAGAAGCAGGCCGAGGAAACCAGGATCGCGGCCGGCGCCGAACGTGTCCGTGCCACGGTCGAGGCCGAGGCGCAGCGCCTGCTCAACGAGGCCGAGAACGTGCTGACCGACCAGGCCCGCTACTCGCTGTTCCGCCGCAAGCTGCTCGACCGGATCGAGGGCATCGTGCGCGAGAGCGTCAAGCCGATGGAGAAGATCGAGGGCATCCGCATCCTCCAGGTCGACGGGCTCAATGGCAATGGCAATGGCGGCGGTTCCGGCCGCAGCGCCACCGACGAGGTGATCGACTCGGCGCTGCGCTACCGCGTGCAGGCGCCGCTGATCGACTCGATCCTCTCGGACATCGGCGTCGAGGGCGGCAGCCTCGCCAAGATGCCCGGCCTGATCCGCGAGGCCCGGGACATGCAAGGCATCAAGGAGAGCGCACGCAAGAGCGGCGGTGAGGCCAAGCCGGCAGCGCCCGAAGGCGGCGGCGAACCCCGCCCCGAACGCGCGCCGCGCAAGAAGGACTGA
- a CDS encoding phosphoenolpyruvate hydrolase family protein, whose amino-acid sequence MPRFERSALLKKFHAMIARGEPIVGGGAGTGLSAKCEEAGGVDLIVIYNSGRYRMAGRGSLAGLMPYGDANAIVVEMAGEVLPVVTKTPVLAGVNGTDPFRDMDVFLDQLKAIGFAGVQNFPTVGLIDGTFRANLEETGMSYALEIDMIAKAHDKNMLTTPYVFSEQEATAMAIAGADIIVCHMGLTMGGTIGAQTALKLADCPVRIEAWAEAALSVNSNIIVLAHGGPIADPADADFIMKQTRNCHGFYGASSMERLPIERALTDQVRKFKAIGAR is encoded by the coding sequence ATGCCCAGGTTTGAACGCTCTGCGCTGTTGAAAAAATTTCACGCCATGATCGCACGCGGCGAGCCGATCGTCGGCGGCGGCGCCGGCACAGGTCTGTCGGCGAAATGCGAGGAGGCCGGCGGCGTCGACCTGATCGTGATCTACAATTCCGGCCGCTACCGCATGGCCGGCCGCGGCTCGCTCGCCGGCCTGATGCCTTATGGCGATGCCAACGCCATCGTCGTCGAGATGGCCGGCGAGGTGTTGCCGGTCGTGACCAAGACGCCGGTGCTCGCCGGGGTCAACGGCACCGATCCGTTCCGCGACATGGATGTGTTCCTCGACCAGTTGAAGGCGATAGGCTTTGCCGGCGTGCAGAACTTCCCGACCGTCGGCCTGATCGACGGCACCTTCCGCGCCAATCTCGAAGAGACCGGGATGTCCTATGCGCTCGAGATCGACATGATCGCAAAGGCGCATGACAAGAACATGTTGACCACGCCCTATGTGTTCAGCGAGCAGGAGGCGACCGCGATGGCGATCGCAGGCGCCGACATCATCGTCTGTCACATGGGGCTGACGATGGGTGGCACGATCGGCGCGCAGACCGCGCTGAAGCTCGCCGACTGCCCCGTCCGGATCGAGGCCTGGGCCGAGGCCGCGCTCAGCGTCAACTCGAACATCATCGTGCTCGCGCATGGCGGTCCGATCGCGGACCCCGCGGATGCCGATTTCATCATGAAGCAGACCCGCAACTGCCACGGCTTCTACGGTGCCTCCTCGATGGAGCGCTTGCCGATCGAGCGGGCGCTGACGGATCAGGTTCGCAAGTTCAAGGCGATCGGCGCGCGCTAG